From one Solanum lycopersicum chromosome 12, SLM_r2.1 genomic stretch:
- the LOC104644900 gene encoding protein bfr2-like — protein sequence MRVKTPERDEERKENAKRKHHNVPSETEPKRLKLDRDLDGKLTTPPIEFSESSDDKEEAEEEEEDDDEEETEAEEEEEDDDEEETEEQEEEEDDDEEETEEEEDKKMKSENSRGTFLGEFQGKFRTPRIDFTKSSDDDEEGEEEKKMNSENSKRTFFGEFQGKLRTPRIDFPESSDDDEEEEDKKMKSESSDDEEEEEKKMKSEISQTNEFRRIIFPETSELAKARFKDGINLSASLENNTILDDNDNDEEYDDDDDDDEEEEEEEEYDDDEEEDYDDEDEEGTVTDEEDL from the coding sequence ATGAGGGTGAAAACACCAGAGAGGGATgaggaaagaaaggaaaatgcTAAAAGGAAACATCACAATGTCCCATCAGAAACAGAGCCTAAGAGACTGAAATTAGATAGAGATCTCGATGGAAAATTAACAACCCCGCCAATCGAATTCTCAGAAAGTTCTGACGACAAAGAAGAAgcagaagaagaggaagaagacgATGACGAAGAGGAAACAGAAgcagaagaagaggaagaagacgATGACGAAGAGGAAacagaagaacaagaagaggaagaagacgATGACGAAGAGGaaacagaagaagaagaggataaGAAAATGAAATCAGAAAATTCAAGAGGAACATTTCTTGGTGAATTTCAGGGGAAATTCAGAACCCCACGAATCGATTTCACAAAAAGTTCTGATGATGACGAAGAAggagaagaggaaaagaaaatgaactcCGAAAATTCAAAAAGAACTTTTTTTGGTGAATTTCAGGGGAAACTAAGAACCCCACGAATCGATTTCCCAGAAAGTTCTGATGATGACGAAGAAGAGGAGGACAAGAAAATGAAATCAGAAAGTTCTGATgacgaagaagaagaggagaagaaaatgaaatcaGAAATTTCACAAACAAATGAATTTCGTCGAATCATTTTCCCAGAAACTTCTGAATTGGCAAAAGCACGATTCAAGGATGGAATAAATCTGAGTGCTTCATTGGAAAATAACACCATTCTTGATGACAATGACAATGACGAagaatatgatgatgatgatgacgacgatgaagaagaggaggaagaagaagaatatgatgacgatgaagaagaagattatGATGACGAAGACGAAGAAGGAACAGTAACAGATGAAGAAGACTTATGA
- the LOC101254974 gene encoding B3 domain-containing protein At1g05920: MVKLEKEDIEAALLLSWLKYVPVFPKKEEKSKRKHRRFIKNETPEIQIPKRVKNSPSASGFEVYGAGNPKRVRLSSNSNGGQAASSSRNSNPVPKRGRVSPSNLPGSLPKFPPIENLTTLIGQCSNPFVKQLTNSDVNGHQGRFLLSNEYVRNQLLPLLNEKSEDLTTGISVKTFDPMGKYCNMKFKTWGNHKTYLLLGSWKQFVQEHGLKVSDCVTGWMFRHNRTGELCFALTW, translated from the coding sequence ATGGTGAAACTTGAAAAGGAAGATATTGAAGCCGCATTGCTTCTTTCTTGGTTGAAGTACGTCCCTGTTTTTCCAAAGAAAGAGGAGAAATCGAAGCGAAAGCATCGAAGATTCATCAAAAATGAAACCCCAGAAATTCAAATTCCGAAAAGGGTGAAAAATTCACCTTCTGCTTCTGGGTTTGAAGTCTATGGTGCTGGAAATCCAAAAAGGGTTCGACTCTCGAGCAATTCTAATGGCGGTCAAGCTGCTTCGAGTTCTAGAAATTCCAATCCAGTACCAAAAAGGGGTCGTGTTTCGCCTTCAAATTTACCTGGGTCTTTACCGAAATTTCCCCCAATTGAGAATTTAACAACCCTAATTGGGCAATGCAGTAACCCATTTGTGAAGCAATTGACGAATTCCGATGTGAATGGACATCAAGGTAGGTTCTTACTCAGCAATGAATATGTAAGGAATCAACTTCTCCCATTATTGAATGAAAAATCTGAAGATCTTACTACTGGTATCAGTGTTAAAACTTTTGATCCAATGGGTAAATATTGCAACATGAAATTCAAAACTTGGGGAAATCACAAAACTTATCTGCTTTTAGGAAGCTGGAAACAGTTTGTTCAAGAACATGGATTGAAGGTAAGTGATTGTGTTACTGGTTGGATGTTCCGCCATAATCGAACTGGTGAGCTCTGTTTTGCTCTAACATGGTGA
- the LOC101255271 gene encoding glyoxalase, with protein sequence MVRILPMASSIRPSLSSLKFSGSARFSVSHFSHNSTRKFTYCHLGTAVPQVQSFGLKASKLLREKGGCLSISAAGNMTHASTASTQENVLEWVKQDKRRMLHVVYRVGDLDRTIKFYTECLGMKLLRKRDIPEERYTNAFLGYGPEDSHFVIELTYNYGVDQYDIGSGFGHFGIAVDDVSKTVELIKAKGGKVTREPGAVKGGKTVIAFIEDPDGYKFELLERGPTPEPLCQVMLRVGDLERAISFYENAYGMKLLRTRDNPEYKYTIAMLGYGPEDTSAVMELTYNYGVTEYDKGNAYAQIAIGTDDVYKTAEAIRLCGGKITREPGPLPGISTKITACLDPDGWKTVFVDNIDFLKELE encoded by the exons ATGGTGAGAATTTTGCCTATGGCATCATCAATTAGACCTTCACTTTCATCTCTCAAGTTTTCTGGGTCAGCACGTTTCTCAGTTTCGCATTTCTCACATAATTCTACTCGGAAATTCACTTATTGTCATCTGGGTACTG CGGTTCCCCAGGTGCAGTCTTTTGGCCTAAAAGCTTCTAAGCTATTAAGAGAAAAAGGAGGCTGTTTGTCAATCAGTGCTGCCGGAAATATGACACATGCAAGCACTGCTTCTACCCAAGAAAATGTACTGGAGTGGGTCAAACAGGACAAGAGAAGAATGCTCCATGTTGTTTACCGTGTTGGAGACCTTGACAGAACAATAAA ATTCTATACAGAGTGCCTAGGGATGAAATTATTGAGAAAGCGTGACATCCCCGAGGAAAGATACACAAATGCATTTCTAGGATATGGACCAGAGGATTCTCATTTTGTAATTGAACTCACATACA ATTATGGAGTTGACCAGTATGATATTGGATCTGGATTTGGCCATTTCGGAATTGCTGTAGATGAT GTTTCAAAGACGGTTGAACTCATAAAGGCTAAGGGAGGGAAAGTAACCAGGGAACCAGGTGCCGTTAAAGGGGGAAAGACTGTAATTGCATTTATTGAAGATCCTGATGGTTACAAGTTTGAACTTTTGGAGAGGGGTCCAACACCCGAACCCCTATGCCAAGTAATGCTTCGAGTCGGAGATCTAGAACGTGCCATAAGTTTTTATGAGAAC GCTTATGGAATGAAGCTTCTTCGCACACGTGACAACCCGGAGTACAAG TATACAATAGCAATGCTAGGATATGGTCCTGAAGACACGAGCGCTGTGATggagttaacatataattatggTGTCACTGAATATGACAAGGGAAACGCATACGCACAG ATAGCTATAGGCACCGATGACGTGTACAAGACAGCAGAAGCAATAAGACTTTGTGGTGGAAAAATTACCAGGGAACCAGGACCTCTACCCGGTATCAGCACCAAGATTACTGCGTGCCTCGACCCTGATGGTTGGAAGACG GTTTTCGTTGACAATATAGATTTTCTCAAGGAATTGGAGTAA
- the LOC101255561 gene encoding putative RING-H2 finger protein ATL12 — protein MIPTSTIFKEPSLYTQNKRYIIPSKFSYLTLSFFIKVTYVMSNSDRRSNHIAIILVITILQFLLLNIVKAHDYNTFQELPSTQDEANFRPSIAVVIGILSIMFSLTFLLLLYAKFCRRSSLPLHNAMQMDQDRLTTLPMARVSSGIDKTIIESLPFFRFSLLKGSRQGLECAVCLSKFEDVEVLRLLPKCKHAFHINCIDQWLEKHSSCPLCRHKVRVEDNSLLTYSNSFRFLREDSNFELYVQRESNSQNGVNRSSRFSIGNMSLKINEDSFLDQTEENQNIIHHDHDDMLHKFNHKIVVSDVVLKHRWSNVSSSDFMFLNTQMINDMTNNRFNSSLESRNCNKNIVSSSNVLRQNEKRSMSEILICPRFDDYNTRNCNRDNSITCVEEKRMKLWLPIAKRTVQWFENREKRYARQSFNV, from the coding sequence ATGATACCAACCTCCACAATCTTCAAAGAGCCTTCCTTATACACACAAAATAAGAGGTACATAATTCCTTCTAAATTTTCATATCTTAcactttcttttttcataaagGTTACATACGTGATGTCGAATTCAGATAGAAGAAGTAACCATATCGCGATTATACTAGTTATAACAATCCTTCAATTTCTACTCCTAAATATTGTTAAAGCCCATGACTACAACACATTTCAAGAATTGCCATCTACACAAGATGAAGCAAACTTCAGGCCAAGTATAGCTGTTGTTATTGGTATTCTCTCCATCATGTTTTCCTTAACATTCCTTCTACTTCTCTATGCCAAATTCTGTCGTAGATCGTCTCTACCTCTCCACAACGCGATGCAAATGGATCAAGATAGACTAACAACGCTCCCAATGGCACGAGTTTCCTCAGGTATAGATAAAACTATCATAGAATCACTCCCTTTTTTCAGATTCTCTTTGCTTAAAGGCTCGAGACAAGGCTTAGAATGCGCGGTTTGTTTATCAAAATTCGAAGATGTTGAAGTCCTTAGATTACTACCAAAATGCAAACATGCATTTCACATCAATTGTATTGATCAATGGCTTGAAAAACATTCGAGTTGTCCTCTATGTAGACATAAAGTCCGCGTTGAGGACAACTCATTGTTAACATATTCAAATAGTTTTCGATTTTTAAGAGAGGATTCCAACTTCGAACTTTATGTACAAAGAGAAAGCAATAGTCAAAATGGTGTAAATAGATCATCAAGATTCAGCATTGGCAACATGAGTTTGAAGATAAACGAAGATAGTTTTCTCGATCAAACAGAGGAAAACCAGAACATAATTCATCATGATCATGATGATATGTTACATAAGTTCAATCATAAGATTGTTGTGTCTGATGTTGTGTTGAAACATCGATGGAGCAACGTTAGTTCTTCGGATTTCATGTTCTTGAATACTCAGATGATCAATGACATGACTAACAATAGGTTCAACTCATCATTAGAATCAAGAAATTGCAACAAGAATATAGTAAGTTCATCAAATGTGTTGAGACAAAATGAGAAAAGAAGTATGTCTGAGATTTTGATATGTCCAAGATTTGATGATTACAATACTAGGAATTGTAATAGAGACAATTCAATTACTTGTGTTGAGGAAAAAAGGATGAAACTTTGGCTTCCAATTGCAAAAAGAACAGTTCAATGGTTTGAAAATAGGGAAAAAAGGTATGCAAGACAATCATTCAATGTatag